One part of the Sorangiineae bacterium MSr11954 genome encodes these proteins:
- a CDS encoding SCP2 sterol-binding domain-containing protein, protein MSDVSLAQGAEDNGLAVMLADLVRQNLEAKPHKKRDFAALDGSFSIVAEDAEVALTLRFAKGRLTIHDGIVGIPDVTIRGGSDTILALSNLPLTRPLGLPIPNPRDKNELSLMRSVVSDLRAGRVHIYGMAFHFPMLMRLTRVMSVNG, encoded by the coding sequence GTGAGCGACGTCTCGTTGGCCCAGGGCGCGGAAGACAATGGTCTGGCGGTGATGCTGGCGGATCTGGTCCGTCAGAATCTGGAGGCGAAACCGCATAAAAAGCGAGACTTTGCCGCCCTCGACGGGTCTTTTTCCATCGTAGCGGAGGACGCCGAGGTGGCCCTGACCCTCCGGTTCGCGAAGGGGAGGCTCACCATCCACGATGGCATCGTCGGCATCCCCGATGTCACCATCCGCGGCGGGTCGGACACCATTCTGGCGCTCTCCAACCTACCGCTCACCCGTCCGCTTGGCCTGCCCATCCCAAACCCCCGCGACAAGAACGAGCTCTCGTTGATGCGCTCGGTGGTCTCCGACCTGCGCGCGGGCAGGGTCCACATCTATGGAATGGCCTTTCATTTCCCCATGTTGATGCGACTCACCCGGGTGATGTCGGTCAACGGTTGA
- a CDS encoding sigma-70 family RNA polymerase sigma factor, translating to MHSRSSTREDELELERQLVVRAQAKDREALGELLGRYGPGLYRSVLLPRLGSEAAAKDALADTYAKVVERIDRFTWQNVGFYPWLRTLALRVAIDQLRARKRMLVWDADDVERSLDADAGGDGGTDQSLSEHQDRAAARAKVTHAMGTIHPRYARAIQLRILEERPREEVATLLEVTPATFDVLLHRAIAALKKALASAKESEDTP from the coding sequence GTGCATTCGCGTTCCTCGACGCGCGAAGACGAGCTCGAGCTCGAGCGGCAGCTCGTCGTCCGTGCCCAAGCGAAGGATCGCGAGGCGCTCGGGGAGCTTTTGGGTCGCTATGGGCCGGGCCTCTATCGCAGCGTGCTCCTTCCGAGGCTCGGATCGGAGGCGGCCGCCAAGGATGCGCTCGCCGATACCTACGCCAAGGTGGTGGAGCGAATCGATCGGTTCACGTGGCAAAACGTGGGGTTCTACCCCTGGCTGCGGACGTTGGCGCTGCGCGTGGCCATCGACCAACTGCGGGCGCGAAAGCGCATGCTCGTCTGGGACGCCGACGACGTGGAGCGGTCGCTCGATGCGGACGCGGGCGGCGACGGCGGCACCGATCAATCCCTGAGCGAGCACCAGGATCGCGCGGCGGCCCGGGCCAAAGTGACCCACGCGATGGGCACCATCCACCCGCGTTATGCGCGCGCCATCCAGCTGCGTATCCTGGAGGAGAGGCCACGCGAGGAGGTGGCTACTTTGCTCGAAGTCACCCCCGCCACGTTCGACGTTCTCTTGCATCGCGCCATCGCCGCGCTCAAGAAGGCGCTCGCCAGTGCTAAAGAATCGGAAGACACGCCATGA
- a CDS encoding lipid A biosynthesis acyltransferase, with protein sequence MNAPPREGAAPDVREGGRWGTAQAAKNALLYWIIRAVLATLTSLPPRRLRALGRGLGACVHLAHPRLRKLARANVQRALPHLDEASTQSLVAAAYRNLGGHLGDAVASLRPGAAVRTLPFPEKDRAILREAQREGRGVLFVSAHLGPWERVAATLVDHGFALTTVARESYDPRLTALYDRLRGGVGVRSIYRGAAGAPFRMLRTLRAGGVLGMPMDLRARVPSIAVPFLGIPAATPVGPARMACRTGAAVVIGTAARGADGAMVLTVTRIPIDDLGCAIDRAASERCLTERINDELSRRILDLPEQWVWMHPRWPDPTKGRDAQSHGVT encoded by the coding sequence ATGAACGCGCCGCCGCGCGAAGGAGCGGCCCCCGACGTGCGCGAAGGGGGACGATGGGGCACCGCCCAAGCCGCGAAGAACGCGCTCCTCTATTGGATCATTCGCGCGGTGCTGGCCACCCTCACCTCTTTGCCCCCGCGCCGTTTGCGCGCCCTCGGACGCGGCCTGGGCGCATGCGTGCACCTCGCCCACCCGCGCCTGCGAAAGCTCGCGCGCGCCAATGTACAGCGCGCGCTCCCGCATCTGGACGAAGCCTCCACGCAAAGCCTCGTCGCGGCGGCGTACCGGAACCTCGGCGGCCACTTGGGCGATGCGGTGGCCTCGCTCCGGCCGGGCGCCGCGGTTCGTACGCTCCCCTTCCCCGAAAAAGACCGCGCCATTCTGCGCGAGGCGCAGCGCGAAGGGCGCGGCGTATTGTTCGTCTCGGCCCACCTCGGGCCTTGGGAGCGGGTGGCCGCCACCTTGGTCGACCACGGCTTCGCGCTGACCACCGTGGCCCGCGAAAGCTACGATCCACGCCTGACGGCCCTCTACGATCGGCTGCGCGGGGGGGTGGGGGTGCGATCCATCTACCGCGGCGCGGCGGGGGCGCCCTTTCGCATGCTGCGCACCTTACGCGCGGGCGGCGTGTTGGGGATGCCGATGGATCTTCGCGCGCGGGTGCCCTCCATCGCGGTTCCCTTCCTTGGCATACCTGCTGCGACACCCGTGGGCCCTGCCCGTATGGCATGCCGAACGGGGGCTGCCGTGGTCATCGGAACCGCCGCGCGCGGCGCGGACGGCGCGATGGTGTTGACGGTCACACGCATCCCCATCGATGACCTTGGATGCGCGATCGACCGCGCGGCCTCGGAGCGTTGCCTCACGGAGCGGATCAACGATGAGCTCTCGCGCCGCATCCTGGATCTCCCCGAGCAGTGGGTATGGATGCACCCGCGGTGGCCCGACCCGACCAAAGGCCGCGATGCGCAATCGCATGGCGTGACATAG